In one Diabrotica virgifera virgifera chromosome 7, PGI_DIABVI_V3a genomic region, the following are encoded:
- the LOC126887900 gene encoding uncharacterized protein LOC126887900: MYADDVVLVGNSERDLEQKLEQWRHALEEKGLKLSRTKTEYLECSFKDGATTNKMVSLDGEMIVKSNSFKYLGSVLQSNGEIDGDACSRIRAGWMKWKEASGVLCDRKIPMKLKGKFYKTAIRPAMMYGTECWAVKKKEEQRMHVAEMRMLRWMSGVTKKDKIRNEYIRGSLGVAPIDAKMREHRLRWFGHVQRRDVNHPIRRIAEVQIPGRSRRGRPKKTWGEAIRQ; encoded by the coding sequence atgtatgctgatgatgtcgtgttagtaggaaatagtgaaagagacttagaacaaaaactggaacagtggagacatgctctggaggaaaaaggtttaaaacttagtaggacaaaaacagagtatttggaatgttcatttaaagatggagctactacaaataaaatggtatctttggatggtgaaatgattgtgaaaagcaatagttttaagtacctaggatcggtattacagagtaatggagaaatagatggagatgcatgcagtagaattagggctggatggatgaagtggaaagaagcgagtggtgtgttgtgtgacagaaaaattccaatgaagctgaagggaaaattctataaaacagccataagaccggctatgatgtacggaactgaatgttgggcagtgaaaaagaaagaggaacaacgaatgcatgtggcggaaatgagaatgcttagatggatgagtggagtgacaaagaaggataaaattagaaatgagtatattagaggaagtctaggtgtggcaccaattgatgccaaaatgagagagcataggttaagatggtttggtcatgttcaacgtcgagacgttaatcacccaatacgaagaatagctgaagtgcagattcctggaaggagtaggagaggaagaccaaagaagacctggggggaggcgataaggcag